One window from the genome of Erwinia sorbitola encodes:
- a CDS encoding MFS transporter: MTTLEDSASETKALATQRATRAVFLIAGIGMASWAPLVPYAKDRALLSDGSLGTLLLFLGLGSLVAMPLTGMLVGRLGCKRVIASGSLLLLLMLPLLATLSTPVTLALTLMVFGAAIGLVDVAMNIQAVEVEKNAGKAMMSGFHGFFSAGGIVGAGLVSAALALGASPLVSVLIINFLLVLLWIYCQGHLLSQRLHQPDTPLFVVPRGWVLFLGVLCFILFLTEGAILDWGALFLTNTRDLPASQAGLGYAVFSVAMTIGRLFGDRIVNFFGRTATLFCGSLCAAGGLVLAVVVPDATCTLIGFLLVGFGASNAVPIMFSAAGKQQVMPANLAIAAMTTIGYAGILAGPALVGFISQLSSLSVAFSGIAALLLVVAASARQITR; encoded by the coding sequence ATGACGACACTGGAAGACTCAGCCTCAGAGACGAAAGCGCTGGCAACACAGCGTGCCACGCGCGCAGTATTTTTAATCGCCGGTATTGGCATGGCTTCCTGGGCTCCTCTGGTTCCCTATGCCAAAGATCGCGCTCTGCTGAGTGACGGTTCCCTCGGTACCCTGTTGCTGTTTCTTGGATTAGGCTCGCTGGTGGCTATGCCGCTGACCGGAATGCTGGTAGGCCGCCTGGGCTGCAAACGCGTTATTGCCTCCGGCAGCCTGCTGCTGCTGCTGATGTTGCCACTGCTGGCAACGCTCTCCACCCCTGTCACGCTGGCACTGACTTTAATGGTGTTTGGTGCCGCTATCGGTCTGGTCGACGTGGCGATGAATATCCAGGCCGTTGAGGTTGAGAAAAACGCCGGGAAAGCAATGATGTCCGGATTTCACGGCTTCTTTAGCGCAGGCGGCATTGTCGGAGCGGGTCTGGTCAGCGCTGCGCTGGCGCTGGGGGCTTCCCCGCTGGTGTCGGTACTGATTATTAACTTTTTGCTGGTTTTGCTGTGGATCTACTGTCAAGGCCATCTGCTCAGTCAGCGCCTGCATCAGCCGGATACGCCACTTTTTGTCGTACCGCGTGGCTGGGTACTGTTCCTTGGCGTGCTCTGTTTTATTCTGTTTTTAACCGAGGGTGCCATTCTTGACTGGGGCGCACTGTTTCTTACCAATACGCGCGATTTGCCCGCCTCGCAGGCCGGCCTGGGCTACGCGGTGTTTTCCGTTGCCATGACCATCGGCCGCCTGTTTGGCGACCGCATCGTTAACTTCTTCGGCCGCACGGCAACGCTGTTCTGTGGGTCACTGTGTGCCGCTGGCGGCCTGGTGCTGGCCGTGGTAGTGCCGGATGCTACCTGCACCTTAATCGGCTTCCTGCTGGTGGGTTTTGGTGCCTCCAACGCCGTGCCTATTATGTTCAGTGCGGCAGGCAAACAGCAGGTGATGCCAGCCAATCTGGCGATCGCTGCCATGACCACCATCGGCTACGCGGGCATTCTGGCGGGGCCGGCGCTGGTCGGCTTTATTTCACAATTGTCCAGCCTGTCCGTTGCATTCAGCGGCATCGCAGCGCTGCTGTTAGTGGTTGCCGCCAGCGCCCGACAGATTACTCGTTAA